The following are from one region of the Polaribacter marinaquae genome:
- a CDS encoding DUF4175 family protein, with protein sequence MSAFKIIEQKLHQFTRKYYVNELIKGVILFLSLGCLYFFFTLFLEYFLWLKPTARTFLFWLFILVELFLLIKFIAIPIFKLFGLRKGISLKESSAIIGNHFPDVKDKLLNVIQLQESSLQSELLLASINQKSNDLQPIPFVKAIDFTQNKKYLKYAIFPILIFVTILFTDNKQIFSESLDRVVNHRTAYTPPAPFYFDITNTSLKVIQGNSITIDVKTIGEVYPSEVKIHFNNEQYFLNNNNNGTFSYTFSDVLNPVDFYLESNGVLSNNYKIDIVKTPVINNISLELKYPFYTGKKNEVINNSGNLIVPEGTKINWLVTAVNTNQVFFINNNKREKFKNEGQDNFTFSKRIRNTVNYEISSSNANLQDYENLQFSVNVIKDELPEIEVKTNIDSISRGTAFFAGQISDDYGLKKLQLIYYDENNPEAIKTDQLKISSTNVQTFFYEFPNNLNLQKGINYELFFEVFDNDAVNGSKKARTKVFKYRQKTNDEVEEELLQEQRNTINSLENSIQKQQKQQKDLDQIKEQLQNKKKLGWNDKKKVESFIKRQEQYKNMMQRQTDMLQENLDEKKEQSEDLQNKKEELKKRIEELKKTDKQQKLLDEIAKLAEKLNKEDLVKKAKQLAQQNKQQQRSLERMLELTKRFYVEQKTMQIANKLDQLSKKQEDLVKQDSLDLNSQKQINKEFNELKQELDELAKDNEKLKEPMELPDVEDEKEAIDSTLKKSEEDIQKKDQKSAKDSQKKSAAKMKEMSSKMQQAMMEMEGESIEENMDDLRKILENLVTFSFKQENLMNKFSEISTTHPDFGKDLKKQNDIRTYFEHIDDSLYVLSMRLPKISAKIQDDLSSAHYNLEQSLENFSENRFNNGVSNQRYVMTATNNLADYLSNMLNSMKNASMKMGKGKGKGKGNGFSLPDIIKKQGELSEKMQQGMKKGSKPGESKMGGKEGKKPGNQKGEKGQSGKDSKDGKDGKGNKKGNGEGNSEGGNGKNNGQGNSDNYDLDGELYEIYKEQTQLRQQLQDAIKESGESGSGNNSNAKKVLKTMEQLENEILEKGFNAGTVQKMQRLNYELLKLDKAALEQGKDSKRKSNTNNLLNKRNTIKALEFKKQFYNQIEILNRQSLPLQQNYKLKVREFFSLPKNKAK encoded by the coding sequence ATGAGCGCATTTAAAATAATTGAGCAAAAGCTACATCAGTTTACAAGAAAATATTACGTAAACGAATTAATTAAAGGAGTAATTTTATTTCTTTCTTTAGGATGTTTATATTTCTTTTTTACTCTTTTTTTAGAGTATTTTTTATGGTTAAAACCAACGGCAAGAACATTTTTGTTTTGGCTTTTTATTTTAGTAGAATTATTTCTATTAATTAAGTTTATTGCTATTCCAATTTTTAAATTATTTGGTCTACGAAAAGGGATTTCTTTAAAAGAATCATCAGCAATAATTGGCAATCATTTTCCGGATGTAAAAGATAAATTGTTAAATGTAATTCAGTTACAAGAATCGTCTTTACAATCAGAATTATTATTGGCAAGTATCAATCAAAAATCTAATGATTTACAACCGATTCCTTTTGTTAAAGCAATTGATTTTACTCAGAATAAAAAGTATTTAAAATATGCTATTTTCCCTATTTTAATTTTTGTAACTATCTTATTTACAGATAATAAACAAATTTTTTCTGAAAGTTTAGATAGAGTTGTAAACCATAGAACTGCATATACGCCGCCAGCACCATTTTATTTTGATATTACCAATACTTCTTTAAAAGTAATTCAAGGAAATTCTATTACAATAGATGTAAAAACGATTGGTGAAGTTTATCCATCCGAAGTAAAAATTCATTTTAATAACGAGCAATATTTTCTTAACAATAACAATAATGGTACTTTTTCTTACACTTTTTCTGATGTTTTAAATCCTGTTGATTTCTATTTAGAATCCAACGGAGTTTTATCGAATAATTATAAAATAGACATTGTAAAAACTCCAGTTATTAACAATATAAGTTTAGAATTAAAATATCCTTTTTACACAGGCAAAAAAAATGAAGTTATAAATAATTCTGGTAATTTAATTGTACCAGAAGGCACAAAGATTAATTGGTTAGTTACTGCAGTAAATACTAACCAAGTTTTTTTTATCAATAATAACAAAAGGGAAAAATTTAAAAACGAAGGACAAGATAATTTTACATTTTCTAAAAGAATAAGAAATACTGTTAATTATGAAATTTCTTCTTCTAATGCTAATTTACAAGATTATGAAAATTTACAGTTTTCTGTAAATGTTATAAAAGATGAATTACCAGAAATTGAAGTGAAAACAAATATCGATTCCATTTCTAGAGGTACTGCTTTTTTTGCTGGTCAGATTTCTGACGATTATGGTTTAAAGAAATTGCAATTAATTTATTATGATGAAAATAATCCTGAAGCGATTAAAACAGATCAACTAAAAATTTCTAGTACAAATGTTCAAACTTTTTTTTATGAATTTCCAAATAATTTAAACTTACAAAAAGGTATCAATTATGAATTATTTTTTGAAGTTTTTGATAATGATGCTGTAAACGGAAGTAAGAAAGCGCGTACTAAAGTTTTTAAATATCGTCAAAAAACAAATGATGAAGTAGAAGAGGAGCTTTTGCAAGAACAACGTAATACAATTAATAGTTTAGAAAACTCTATTCAGAAACAACAAAAGCAACAGAAAGACTTAGATCAAATAAAAGAACAACTTCAGAATAAGAAAAAGTTAGGTTGGAATGATAAAAAGAAGGTTGAGAGTTTTATAAAAAGACAAGAACAATATAAAAATATGATGCAACGTCAAACTGATATGTTGCAAGAAAATTTAGATGAAAAGAAAGAACAATCTGAAGATTTACAGAATAAAAAAGAAGAATTAAAAAAGCGCATCGAAGAATTAAAGAAAACCGATAAGCAACAAAAACTCTTAGATGAAATTGCAAAACTTGCAGAAAAGTTAAACAAAGAAGACTTGGTTAAAAAGGCTAAACAATTAGCACAACAAAATAAACAACAACAAAGAAGTTTAGAACGTATGTTAGAATTAACAAAGCGTTTTTACGTTGAGCAAAAAACCATGCAAATTGCTAATAAGTTAGATCAATTATCAAAAAAACAGGAAGATTTAGTAAAGCAAGATTCATTAGATTTAAATTCCCAAAAACAAATTAACAAAGAGTTTAACGAATTAAAACAAGAATTAGATGAATTGGCTAAGGATAATGAAAAATTAAAAGAGCCAATGGAACTGCCAGATGTTGAAGATGAAAAAGAGGCTATAGATTCAACTTTAAAAAAGTCTGAAGAAGATATCCAAAAAAAAGATCAAAAATCTGCTAAAGATTCTCAGAAAAAAAGTGCTGCTAAGATGAAAGAAATGAGTTCTAAAATGCAGCAAGCGATGATGGAGATGGAAGGAGAATCCATAGAAGAAAATATGGATGATCTTCGTAAAATTTTAGAAAACTTAGTCACTTTTTCTTTCAAACAAGAAAATTTAATGAATAAGTTTAGTGAAATTTCTACCACACATCCAGATTTTGGTAAAGACTTAAAAAAGCAAAATGACATAAGAACTTATTTTGAACATATAGATGATAGTTTATATGTGCTTTCTATGCGTCTTCCTAAAATTTCGGCTAAAATACAAGACGACTTATCATCTGCACATTATAATTTAGAACAGTCTTTAGAAAATTTTTCAGAAAATAGGTTTAACAACGGTGTTTCTAATCAACGTTATGTCATGACAGCTACAAATAATTTAGCAGATTACTTAAGTAATATGTTAAATAGTATGAAAAATGCTTCAATGAAAATGGGTAAAGGAAAAGGAAAGGGTAAAGGTAATGGATTCAGTTTACCTGATATCATTAAAAAACAGGGTGAACTTTCAGAGAAGATGCAGCAAGGAATGAAAAAAGGATCGAAACCCGGAGAAAGTAAAATGGGTGGTAAAGAAGGTAAGAAACCAGGAAATCAAAAAGGAGAAAAAGGTCAATCTGGAAAAGATAGTAAAGACGGTAAAGACGGAAAAGGAAATAAAAAAGGTAATGGTGAAGGAAATAGTGAGGGTGGAAATGGAAAAAATAATGGACAAGGTAATTCTGATAACTATGATTTAGATGGAGAACTTTATGAAATTTATAAAGAACAAACCCAACTTAGACAACAGCTTCAAGATGCTATAAAAGAATCTGGTGAATCAGGTTCTGGAAACAATTCTAATGCAAAAAAGGTTTTAAAAACCATGGAGCAGTTAGAAAACGAAATATTAGAAAAAGGTTTTAATGCCGGTACAGTTCAGAAAATGCAGCGCCTCAATTACGAATTATTAAAATTAGATAAAGCAGCTTTAGAACAAGGAAAAGATAGTAAGCGTAAATCCAATACTAATAATTTACTTAATAAACGTAATACTATTAAAGCTTTAGAATTTAAAAAGCAGTTTTACAATCAAATAGAAATATTAAACAGACAATCATTACCTTTGCAACAAAATTATAAATTAAAGGTTAGAGAATTTTTTTCTCTACCTAAGAATAAAGCAAAATGA
- a CDS encoding DoxX family protein, which yields MKLLSNYPAEILILFFLIITYVQSSIDKITDWKGNIAFIKDHFKNSPLKNYVPVLLAVVLVLEIFASILMIIGVYEIYTSEAKEIALLGIELSAITLLFLLVGQRLAKDYAGAMSLTVYFILTVIGVYLLNN from the coding sequence ATGAAATTATTATCTAATTATCCTGCAGAAATTTTAATTCTTTTCTTTTTAATAATTACTTATGTACAATCTAGCATAGATAAAATAACAGACTGGAAAGGAAATATTGCATTTATAAAAGATCATTTTAAAAACTCTCCATTAAAAAATTACGTTCCGGTTTTACTTGCTGTAGTTTTAGTTTTAGAAATTTTCGCATCAATATTAATGATTATTGGAGTTTATGAAATTTACACATCAGAAGCCAAAGAAATTGCTTTGTTAGGAATTGAGCTCTCTGCGATTACTTTACTTTTTTTATTAGTTGGTCAACGTCTTGCAAAAGATTATGCAGGAGCGATGTCTTTAACCGTCTATTTTATCTTAACAGTAATTGGTGTTTATCTTCTAAATAATTAA
- a CDS encoding VOC family protein, which translates to MKKGKVIGIGGVFFKSDNPQNAKDWYQKHLGFNTDDWGATFWWKDKDGKDATTQWSPFSSDTDYFEPSKKDFMFNYRVENLVELLAQLKEEGVTVVGEIQEFEYGKFGWILDNENNKIELWEPVDEAFK; encoded by the coding sequence ATGAAAAAAGGAAAAGTAATAGGAATTGGTGGTGTATTTTTTAAATCTGATAATCCACAAAATGCAAAAGATTGGTATCAAAAACATTTAGGTTTTAATACAGACGATTGGGGTGCTACTTTTTGGTGGAAAGATAAAGACGGTAAAGACGCTACCACACAATGGAGTCCTTTTAGCAGCGATACAGATTATTTTGAACCTTCTAAAAAAGACTTTATGTTTAATTATAGGGTAGAAAATTTAGTTGAATTATTAGCACAACTAAAAGAAGAAGGTGTAACTGTTGTTGGTGAAATTCAGGAATTTGAATATGGTAAATTTGGATGGATTTTAGACAACGAAAACAATAAAATAGAACTTTGGGAGCCAGTAGATGAAGCTTTTAAATAA
- a CDS encoding sigma-70 family RNA polymerase sigma factor produces the protein MAEKIHTINTNKWIDNYADYLYNYAISRVNNSDLAKDLVQETFFAGLKSAKNFKGKASERTWLVSILKRKIIDHYRKINSKKGQAEVRMNFYNDGENEGDWLEERVPQKWDNTSETSIENEELKDQLEACIDNLPEKYAMVFRMKTVQEFETEEICKELDITASNLWVIIHRARTQLRKCMEDNWFNN, from the coding sequence ATGGCAGAAAAAATACACACAATAAATACAAATAAATGGATAGATAATTATGCCGATTATTTGTATAATTACGCTATTTCTCGTGTTAATAACAGTGATTTGGCCAAAGATCTTGTGCAAGAAACTTTTTTTGCAGGATTAAAATCTGCAAAGAATTTTAAAGGAAAAGCTTCTGAAAGAACTTGGTTGGTTTCTATTTTAAAAAGAAAAATTATAGATCATTATAGAAAAATAAATTCTAAAAAAGGACAGGCAGAAGTTCGAATGAATTTTTATAATGATGGCGAAAATGAAGGAGATTGGTTAGAAGAAAGAGTACCACAAAAGTGGGATAATACTTCTGAAACTTCTATAGAAAATGAAGAATTAAAAGACCAATTAGAAGCTTGTATAGACAATTTGCCAGAAAAATATGCAATGGTTTTTAGAATGAAAACTGTGCAAGAATTTGAAACGGAAGAAATTTGTAAGGAGTTAGATATTACAGCGTCAAACTTATGGGTTATTATACACAGAGCTAGAACTCAGCTTAGAAAATGTATGGAAGATAACTGGTTTAATAATTAA
- a CDS encoding nuclear transport factor 2 family protein: protein MLQKFVFIILVLGFNVLFAQNKSEEIAIKNVIHTFFEGLHKGDSTIMKKTLHKNIKIQTTSTNKKGLPILKTETRNQLLTSIAKKNPEYVYLEKLLSYTIKIDGNLASVWTPYEFYFNEKFSHCGANSFQLFNDNGTWKIIYLVDMRRREDCNYLKEKN, encoded by the coding sequence ATGTTACAAAAGTTCGTTTTTATTATTTTAGTTTTAGGATTTAATGTGTTATTTGCCCAAAATAAATCAGAAGAAATAGCAATTAAAAATGTTATTCATACTTTTTTTGAAGGATTACACAAAGGTGATAGTACAATTATGAAAAAGACTTTGCATAAAAATATTAAAATACAAACCACAAGTACAAATAAAAAAGGTTTACCTATTCTAAAAACAGAAACTAGAAATCAATTATTAACAAGTATTGCTAAAAAAAATCCGGAGTATGTTTATTTAGAAAAATTACTGTCTTACACAATTAAGATTGATGGAAACTTAGCTTCTGTTTGGACACCTTATGAGTTTTATTTTAATGAGAAGTTTAGTCATTGTGGTGCAAACTCTTTTCAGTTGTTTAATGATAACGGAACCTGGAAAATTATTTATTTAGTTGATATGAGACGAAGAGAAGATTGTAACTATTTAAAAGAAAAAAATTAA
- a CDS encoding 2-hydroxyacid dehydrogenase, giving the protein MKILHLDSNHPLLINQLNALGFTNDEDYTSSKKTVEEKIHLYDGFIIRSRFSIDKAFLDKAKNLKFIGRVGAGLENIDCDYAESKGITLIAAPEGNRNAVGEHSLAMLLSLFNKLNKADKEVRNGKWLREDNRGIELDGRTVGLIGYGNMGKSFAKKLRGFDVEVFCYDLKPNVGDKNCKQVSLKELQEKADVLSLHTPQTPLTKNMINAAFINNFKKNFWLINTARGTSVVTKDLVEALKFGKILGAGLDVLEYEKSSFENLFSDNKMPEAFEYLINSDRVILSPHVAGWTIESKERLAQTIVNKIKSKFC; this is encoded by the coding sequence ATGAAAATTTTACATTTAGATTCTAACCATCCATTGTTAATAAATCAATTAAATGCTTTAGGTTTTACTAATGATGAAGATTATACTTCTTCGAAAAAAACTGTAGAAGAAAAAATTCATTTGTATGATGGTTTTATCATTAGAAGTCGTTTTTCTATTGATAAAGCATTCTTAGATAAAGCCAAAAATTTAAAATTTATTGGTAGAGTTGGCGCTGGTTTAGAAAATATAGATTGCGATTATGCCGAAAGCAAAGGAATAACTCTAATTGCTGCACCAGAAGGCAATAGAAACGCTGTAGGCGAACATTCTTTAGCAATGCTGCTTTCTTTGTTTAACAAGCTAAATAAAGCCGATAAAGAGGTTAGAAATGGTAAATGGCTTCGAGAAGATAATAGAGGCATAGAATTAGACGGTAGAACAGTAGGTTTAATTGGTTATGGTAACATGGGAAAATCTTTTGCAAAAAAATTACGCGGTTTTGATGTAGAAGTATTTTGTTATGATTTAAAACCAAATGTTGGCGACAAAAACTGCAAGCAAGTTTCTTTAAAAGAATTGCAAGAAAAAGCAGATGTTTTAAGTTTACATACACCACAAACACCTTTAACTAAAAATATGATCAATGCAGCGTTTATCAATAATTTTAAAAAGAATTTTTGGCTGATAAATACCGCACGTGGAACATCTGTAGTTACTAAAGATTTGGTTGAAGCTCTAAAATTTGGTAAAATTTTAGGCGCAGGTTTGGATGTTTTAGAATACGAAAAATCATCTTTCGAAAACCTATTTTCAGATAATAAAATGCCAGAAGCTTTCGAATATTTAATAAATTCTGATAGAGTTATCTTATCGCCACATGTTGCCGGATGGACAATTGAAAGCAAAGAAAGGTTAGCTCAAACTATTGTAAATAAAATTAAATCTAAATTTTGTTAA
- the panB gene encoding 3-methyl-2-oxobutanoate hydroxymethyltransferase, whose amino-acid sequence MSVAKKQYKRVTVKSLVEMKANGEKISMLTAYDFTMAKILDGSGIDVLLVGDSASNVMAGHETTLPITLDQMIYHASSVVRAIERCLVVVDLPFGSYQSDPKEALRSAIRIMKESGGHSIKLEGGKEVKESIKRILNAGIPVMGHLGLTPQSIYKFGTYTVRAKEEEEAEKLMEDALMLERIGCFALVLEKVPASLAKKVADALTIPVIGIGAGNGVDGQVLVTHDMIGMTHEFNPRFLRRYLDLYKDMTGAFENYISDVKSGDFPSEKEQY is encoded by the coding sequence ATGTCTGTAGCTAAGAAGCAATATAAACGTGTTACCGTAAAATCTTTGGTAGAAATGAAAGCAAATGGAGAAAAAATATCCATGTTAACTGCTTACGATTTTACAATGGCAAAAATTTTAGATGGTTCTGGAATCGATGTTTTACTTGTAGGAGATTCTGCATCTAACGTTATGGCGGGTCACGAAACAACATTGCCAATTACTTTAGATCAAATGATTTATCATGCAAGTTCTGTAGTTAGAGCAATAGAACGTTGTTTGGTTGTGGTAGATTTACCTTTTGGTAGTTATCAATCTGACCCAAAAGAAGCACTGCGTTCTGCTATTAGAATTATGAAAGAATCTGGCGGACATTCTATAAAATTAGAAGGTGGTAAAGAGGTTAAAGAATCTATAAAAAGAATATTAAATGCCGGTATTCCGGTAATGGGTCACTTGGGTTTAACACCACAATCTATCTATAAATTTGGTACGTATACCGTAAGAGCAAAAGAAGAAGAAGAAGCAGAAAAATTAATGGAAGATGCATTAATGTTAGAGAGAATTGGTTGTTTTGCATTGGTTCTAGAAAAAGTACCGGCTTCTTTAGCTAAAAAAGTAGCAGATGCATTAACAATTCCGGTAATTGGTATTGGTGCTGGTAACGGCGTAGACGGACAAGTTTTGGTTACGCATGATATGATTGGAATGACACATGAATTTAACCCTCGTTTTTTACGTAGATATTTAGATTTATACAAAGACATGACAGGCGCTTTCGAGAATTATATTTCTGATGTTAAAAGCGGAGATTTCCCAAGCGAAAAAGAACAATACTAA
- the mnmG gene encoding tRNA uridine-5-carboxymethylaminomethyl(34) synthesis enzyme MnmG: MSLFSTIFDVIVVGGGHAGSEAAAASANMGAHTLLITMNLQNIAQMSCNPAMGGIAKGQIVREIDALGGYSGIVTDKTAIQFKMLNKSKGPAMWSPRAQSDRMQFAECWRTMLEQTDNLDFYQDSVNGLLFDGDKIVGVKTALGLEIKSKTVIVTAGTFLNGLIHIGDKSFGGGRAGEGASKGITEDLVAKGFESGRMKTGTPPRVDGRSLDYSKMLEQPGDEITEKFSYLPTTKALQKQRSCWLTYTNLDVHDLLREGFDRSPMFNGRIQSTGPRYCPSIEDKIDRFATKDRHQIFVEPEGWSTVEMYVNGFSTSLPEDIQDKAIRSIDGFENVKFLRYGYAIEYDYFPPTQLTHTLETKLIENLYFAGQINGTTGYEEAASQGLMAGVNAALKVQDKEPFILKRNEAYIGVLIDDLITKGTEEPYRMFTSRAEYRTLLRQDNADLRLTPRGFEIGLASKERMDRVLEKQEKTEMLIQFLHKTSVKQEEVNPILEAKNLALVNQSMKLFKIAARPQLSFDDFKSIKKLNDFIIENNIQQDVIEQAEIHLKYSGYIDKEKNNADKLNRLENVVIPSNFKYEKVKSLSFEAREKLNKIKPVSISQASRISGVSPSDISVLLVYMGR; encoded by the coding sequence ATGAGTTTATTTTCAACAATATTTGATGTTATAGTAGTTGGTGGTGGTCACGCTGGTAGTGAAGCAGCAGCAGCGAGTGCAAATATGGGTGCACATACATTGTTAATTACAATGAATTTGCAAAATATTGCGCAAATGAGTTGTAATCCTGCAATGGGTGGAATTGCAAAAGGACAGATAGTAAGAGAGATTGATGCGTTAGGTGGTTATAGCGGAATTGTGACTGATAAAACAGCAATACAATTTAAAATGCTTAATAAATCTAAAGGACCTGCAATGTGGAGTCCAAGAGCACAATCTGATAGAATGCAATTTGCAGAATGTTGGAGAACGATGCTAGAGCAAACAGATAATTTAGATTTTTATCAAGATTCTGTAAATGGTTTATTGTTTGATGGTGATAAAATTGTTGGTGTAAAAACTGCTTTAGGTTTAGAGATAAAATCTAAAACTGTTATTGTTACAGCAGGTACTTTTTTAAACGGATTGATTCATATTGGTGATAAAAGTTTTGGTGGTGGTAGAGCAGGTGAAGGTGCGTCAAAAGGAATTACAGAAGATTTAGTTGCGAAAGGTTTTGAATCTGGAAGAATGAAAACTGGAACTCCGCCAAGAGTTGATGGAAGATCTTTAGATTATTCTAAAATGTTAGAACAACCTGGTGATGAAATTACAGAAAAGTTTTCTTATTTACCAACCACAAAAGCATTACAAAAACAACGTTCTTGTTGGTTGACGTATACAAATCTTGATGTTCATGATTTACTTCGTGAAGGTTTTGATCGTTCGCCAATGTTTAATGGTAGAATACAATCTACGGGCCCGAGATATTGTCCTTCTATAGAAGATAAAATAGATCGTTTTGCAACCAAAGATAGACATCAAATTTTTGTTGAACCAGAAGGTTGGTCTACGGTAGAAATGTATGTAAATGGTTTTTCTACTTCTTTGCCAGAAGATATTCAAGATAAAGCAATACGTTCTATAGATGGTTTTGAAAACGTAAAGTTTTTAAGATATGGTTATGCGATAGAGTATGATTATTTTCCGCCTACACAATTAACACATACTTTAGAAACAAAGTTAATAGAGAACTTATATTTTGCTGGTCAAATTAACGGAACAACTGGTTATGAAGAAGCTGCTTCGCAAGGTCTAATGGCTGGTGTAAATGCTGCTTTAAAAGTACAAGATAAAGAACCTTTTATTTTAAAAAGGAATGAAGCTTATATTGGTGTTTTAATTGATGATTTAATCACTAAGGGTACAGAAGAACCATATAGAATGTTTACTTCTCGTGCAGAATATAGAACTTTGTTAAGACAAGATAATGCAGATCTAAGATTAACACCAAGAGGTTTTGAAATTGGTTTAGCATCTAAAGAACGTATGGATCGTGTTTTAGAAAAGCAAGAAAAGACAGAAATGTTGATTCAGTTTTTGCATAAAACTAGTGTAAAACAAGAAGAGGTAAATCCTATTTTAGAGGCTAAAAATTTAGCATTAGTGAATCAATCTATGAAATTGTTTAAAATTGCTGCAAGACCTCAATTGTCTTTTGATGATTTTAAATCTATAAAAAAATTAAATGATTTTATAATTGAAAATAACATTCAACAAGATGTGATAGAGCAAGCTGAAATTCATTTAAAATATTCGGGATATATTGATAAAGAAAAGAACAATGCAGATAAATTAAATAGGTTAGAAAATGTTGTAATACCTTCTAATTTTAAATATGAAAAAGTAAAATCTCTTTCTTTTGAAGCTAGAGAAAAATTAAATAAAATTAAACCAGTATCTATTTCGCAAGCAAGTAGAATTAGCGGTGTATCACCTAGTGATATTTCTGTGCTTTTGGTTTATATGGGAAGATAA
- a CDS encoding class I SAM-dependent methyltransferase — protein sequence MENEKELYTNLIPLLNCKDYTVSGDTFEVMQNQDYEMLVTSPVPADLENYYKSENYISHTDSKKSLFDKVYQKVKNHTLKQKLSLLNSFKTETKSVLDVGAGTGDFLKVCKNNSWETFGVEPSLDAKKIAETKGIFLESDLFEISNKKFDVITLWHVLEHVESLKKTIKTLKKLLKPNGRVVVAVPNYKSYDAKYYKEYWAAYDVPRHLWHFSQCSIHKLFSEVEMIVENTLPMKFDSYYVSLLSEKYKSGKSKPLKASYVGFVSNFKARSTSEYSSLIYVLKNY from the coding sequence ATGGAGAATGAAAAAGAACTCTATACAAATTTAATCCCTCTTTTAAATTGTAAAGATTATACTGTTTCTGGTGATACTTTTGAAGTAATGCAGAACCAAGATTATGAAATGCTGGTTACGTCTCCTGTGCCAGCAGATTTAGAAAACTACTATAAAAGTGAAAACTACATTTCACATACAGATAGTAAAAAATCACTGTTCGATAAAGTTTATCAAAAAGTAAAAAACCATACTTTAAAACAAAAGTTAAGTTTACTTAATTCTTTTAAAACAGAAACTAAATCTGTTTTAGATGTTGGTGCAGGAACCGGAGATTTTTTAAAAGTTTGTAAAAATAATAGTTGGGAAACTTTTGGAGTAGAACCAAGTTTAGATGCTAAAAAAATTGCAGAAACTAAAGGTATCTTTTTAGAAAGTGATTTGTTTGAAATTTCAAATAAGAAATTTGATGTTATTACTCTTTGGCATGTTTTAGAACATGTAGAGAGTTTAAAGAAAACTATTAAAACTTTAAAAAAATTATTAAAGCCAAATGGTAGGGTAGTGGTTGCTGTACCTAATTATAAAAGTTACGATGCAAAGTATTATAAAGAATATTGGGCTGCTTATGATGTACCAAGACATCTTTGGCATTTTAGTCAATGTTCTATTCATAAATTATTTTCTGAAGTAGAAATGATAGTAGAAAATACTTTACCTATGAAATTTGATAGTTATTATGTTTCATTATTAAGCGAAAAATACAAATCAGGTAAATCGAAACCTTTAAAAGCAAGTTACGTTGGTTTTGTATCAAATTTTAAAGCAAGATCAACTTCTGAGTATTCCTCACTGATTTATGTTCTTAAAAACTACTAA
- a CDS encoding DUF1801 domain-containing protein, with protein sequence MQYKANSPEDYINQVPKERQETLKKLRKIIKENLPKGFEEGMQYNFISFYVPHSIYPNGYHCNPKEPLPFMSFASQKNSINLYHSGIYANEKLKNWFVNEYPKHCKRKLDMGKSCIRFKKIEEIPFELIAALCKKVTVEDWISLYESSINNK encoded by the coding sequence ATGCAATACAAGGCAAATTCACCAGAAGATTATATAAATCAGGTTCCGAAAGAGCGACAAGAAACGCTTAAAAAACTGCGTAAAATTATCAAAGAAAATCTACCAAAAGGATTTGAAGAAGGTATGCAATACAATTTTATTAGCTTTTATGTACCACATTCAATTTATCCAAACGGTTATCATTGCAATCCAAAAGAACCATTGCCTTTTATGAGTTTTGCATCACAAAAAAACTCTATAAATTTATATCATAGCGGTATTTATGCAAATGAAAAATTGAAGAATTGGTTTGTAAATGAATATCCAAAACATTGCAAAAGAAAATTAGATATGGGTAAAAGTTGTATCCGATTCAAAAAAATAGAAGAAATTCCGTTTGAGTTAATTGCAGCATTGTGTAAAAAAGTAACTGTAGAAGATTGGATTTCTTTGTATGAATCTTCAATTAATAACAAATAG
- the ybeY gene encoding rRNA maturation RNase YbeY has translation MITFNYETNFKLDNESSTENWIQTIIDKHNCELGEINYIFCDDNYLHKLNVQFLQHDTLTDIISFDNSLGKLINGDIYISIERVEDNAKDFKVSFTEELHRVIIHGVLHYIGFKDKTEADQNEMTLQENLALKELKY, from the coding sequence ATGATTACGTTTAATTACGAAACCAATTTTAAATTAGATAATGAGAGTTCAACAGAAAATTGGATTCAAACTATTATTGATAAACATAACTGTGAGTTAGGTGAAATTAATTATATTTTTTGTGATGATAATTATCTTCATAAATTAAATGTTCAATTTTTACAACACGATACACTTACAGATATTATTAGTTTCGACAATTCACTTGGTAAACTTATAAATGGTGATATATATATTTCTATTGAAAGGGTAGAGGATAATGCCAAAGATTTTAAAGTTTCATTTACTGAAGAATTGCATAGAGTAATTATTCACGGCGTTTTACATTACATTGGTTTTAAAGATAAAACAGAAGCTGATCAAAATGAGATGACTTTACAAGAAAACCTTGCTTTAAAAGAGTTAAAATATTAA